From the genome of Rhizobacter sp. AJA081-3:
GCTTGACGACGAGGTGTCGATGAAGCTGGCGCTGGAGGTGTCCAACATCCTCGAGACGATCACGCGCGCCAGCGGCACGCAGGCCTACCGGCTCGGCACCCGCAACACATCGACCACGCTGCGCGTGCGAGATGGCGAGACCAACATCCTTGCCGGGCTGATCCAGCGCGACGAGCGGCGCTCGAACACCGGGATTCCGGGTCTGAACGAAGCTCCGCTGATCAGCAAACTCTTCGGTGCAGCGCAGGACAGTGACAGCCGCACCGAGATCGTGCTGCTGGTGACCCCGCGCATCGTGCGCAACATTGAGCTGCCGGGGGTAGGACTGCAGGAGTTCCTGTCGGGCACGGATGCGTCGACAGGCGCAGCTCCGATTCAGTTGGGGACACCGGGTGCGCGACAGAACCCTGTGCCGACCGGCATGCCGCCAGGCTTCGCTCCGGGAACTGTCCCTCCGCCCGTGCCGATGTTGCAGCCGCCCGGCGGCATTCCGCAGTCGGGCGCTTTTCCGACGACAACGCCGCTCCCACCGTCGGCCTTGCCGCCTGGCGTCCAGCCCATACCGCCGACTGGTATTCAGCCTCCGGCTTCCCCCGTGTTTACGGCGCCCCCGTTGGTGCCGACCTCGCCGCGATAAGGATGGGGCGGATCGTGAGTGGACGCAGCAGAGCGCGAAGCAGAGGCTTCTCGCTGGTCGAGTTGCTGGTCGTCGTCGCGATCATGTCGGTGCTGGCCAGCATCGGCATGCCTCTGGCCGAGTTGTCGAATCGGCGCGGCAAGGAGGAAGAACTCCGGCGGTCGCTTCGGGAGATCCGCACCGCCATCGACAGCTACAAGCGCATGGTCGACAGCGGACGGATCGCAAGAGATGTAGGCGCCTCGGGTTATCCGCCGAATCTGGACGTGCTGGTGGACGGAGCTGTGGATGCTCAGTCTCCCAGGCAGACCAAGATCTTCTTCCTGCGAAAGCTGCCGCGCGATCCCTTCGCGCCGGAGTCGATCACCCAAGCAGCCGAGAGCTGGGGCCTGCGCAGCTACGAGAGCCCACCGACCGACCCCAGGCCGGGCAAGGATGTATTCGACGTCTACTCCAAGGCCGAGGGCAGCGGGCTGGATGGCCTGCCGTATCGGAAGTGGTGAGGCTCATGACGTCGTCTCGGACGAGAGGGTTCACGCTGATCGAGATCCTGGTGGTCATGGCCATCCTGGCCACGCTGCTCAGCCTGGCCGCACCGAAGTATTTCGACTCATTGGAGCGAGCCCAGGAGGCGGCCCTTCGCACCGACCTGCGTATGTTCAGGGAGGCCATCGACAAGCACCGCGGCGATACCGGCAAGCTGCCAGCCAGTCTCGATGCTTTGGTGCAGGCGAGGTATCTGCAGGCTGTGCCGGTCGACCCGATCACTGACCGGACAGACACTTGGGTGGTCGTGCCCAGCGCGGATGTGAGCGTCCCCGGCGTGTTCAACGTTCGCAGTGGCGCACCCGGCGCGGCTCGGGACGGAACGGCGTACGCGAGCTGGTAGCCATGAAGCAGGAACGCGGCTTCACGTACCTGGGACTGCTTCTGGCCATAGCACTTGTTGGCCTGGGGCTCTCAGTCGCGTCGGAAGTCTGGGTGAACGTCGCGAGGCGACAGAAGCTCGAGCA
Proteins encoded in this window:
- a CDS encoding type II secretion system protein, whose product is MSGRSRARSRGFSLVELLVVVAIMSVLASIGMPLAELSNRRGKEEELRRSLREIRTAIDSYKRMVDSGRIARDVGASGYPPNLDVLVDGAVDAQSPRQTKIFFLRKLPRDPFAPESITQAAESWGLRSYESPPTDPRPGKDVFDVYSKAEGSGLDGLPYRKW
- a CDS encoding type II secretion system protein, translated to MTSSRTRGFTLIEILVVMAILATLLSLAAPKYFDSLERAQEAALRTDLRMFREAIDKHRGDTGKLPASLDALVQARYLQAVPVDPITDRTDTWVVVPSADVSVPGVFNVRSGAPGAARDGTAYASW